The Candidatus Eisenbacteria bacterium genome has a window encoding:
- a CDS encoding NUDIX domain-containing protein has translation MKIRCPRCRYLMFDYPRPCAGVVVLRGESVLLLRRGHLPKRGWLDLPGGFVEAGEDLEQAARRELREETGLVVGPVHSLGYHWDRYPLKGYGAFPTMNFYYAARWRKGVPRAADDAAAADWVPFNRLPAARRRFAWPHMATVLREARRQLGGGH, from the coding sequence ATGAAGATCCGGTGCCCGCGCTGCCGTTATCTGATGTTCGACTACCCGCGCCCCTGCGCGGGCGTGGTAGTGCTGAGGGGCGAGTCGGTGCTGCTCTTGCGGCGCGGCCATCTGCCGAAGCGCGGCTGGCTGGATCTTCCGGGAGGATTCGTCGAGGCAGGAGAGGACCTCGAGCAGGCGGCGCGCCGCGAGCTGCGCGAGGAAACCGGCCTGGTCGTGGGGCCGGTCCACTCGCTCGGCTACCACTGGGATCGTTACCCGTTGAAGGGCTACGGGGCATTCCCGACGATGAACTTCTACTACGCGGCTCGCTGGCGCAAAGGCGTACCGCGTGCCGCCGACGACGCGGCGGCCGCCGACTGGGTTCCCTTCAACCGGCTTCCCGCCGCGCGCCGCCGATTCGCATGGCCCCACATGGCCACGGTGCTGCGCGAGGCACGCCGGCAGCTCGGCGGAGGGCACTGA
- a CDS encoding phosphodiester glycosidase family protein, with the protein MASHHVPVGRIAALLALAVGIWALARGAQEPRWRSLTPGAEFALLRGEPYCRHGSADIAVLRLDPSRVGLKVLHFTRQPDHRPLSLPEWQKRFRAMAVFNAGQYYPDLSYMGMLVSDGEVVSSRPHPSFRAALVATPDRGPRDAKVLDLNQVSLKAARGEWREIAQSFMLFDQKGQRRVRKTEQVANRTVVGQDRRGNLVVITSEGGYTLWEFAELLQRSPLQLTHAMSMDGGHEAGLCVVAGRFRYGTFGHWSDDHPPDAAVPLPAVVAVMAR; encoded by the coding sequence GTGGCTTCGCACCACGTCCCAGTCGGCCGCATCGCCGCGCTGCTCGCGCTCGCGGTCGGGATCTGGGCGCTGGCCCGCGGGGCCCAGGAGCCGCGCTGGCGCTCGCTCACTCCGGGCGCCGAGTTCGCGCTTCTGCGCGGCGAGCCCTATTGCCGCCACGGCTCGGCCGACATCGCCGTGCTGCGGCTCGATCCGTCGCGAGTGGGCCTCAAGGTTCTGCACTTCACCCGGCAACCCGATCATCGCCCGCTTTCGCTGCCAGAGTGGCAGAAGCGTTTCCGGGCCATGGCTGTGTTCAATGCCGGGCAGTACTACCCCGATCTTTCCTACATGGGCATGCTGGTGAGCGACGGCGAGGTGGTGTCCTCGCGGCCGCACCCCAGCTTTCGAGCCGCGCTCGTCGCCACGCCCGACCGCGGTCCCCGCGACGCCAAGGTGCTCGACCTCAACCAGGTGTCGCTCAAAGCCGCCCGCGGCGAGTGGCGGGAGATCGCCCAGTCCTTCATGTTGTTCGACCAGAAAGGCCAGAGGCGGGTACGAAAGACCGAGCAAGTGGCAAACCGGACCGTGGTCGGGCAGGACCGCCGCGGGAACCTGGTGGTCATCACGAGCGAAGGAGGCTACACGCTGTGGGAGTTCGCCGAGCTGCTGCAACGATCTCCGCTCCAGCTCACTCACGCGATGTCGATGGATGGAGGCCACGAAGCGGGACTGTGCGTGGTCGCGGGGCGCTTTCGCTACGGCACCTTCGGCCACTGGAGCGACGATCATCCGCCCGACGCGGCCGTTCCTCTTCCCGCGGTGGTCGCCGTGATGGCGCGATGA
- a CDS encoding ABC transporter permease codes for MGTFVVRRLLLMIPTLWVIATLTFFMMRLAPGGPFLSEREIPPAALEQLKKSYGLDRPLHEQYFTFLGNAVRFDFGPSYKFPARQVREIILEAFPVSLELGLWALLLAVMIGVPIGVFAALRQNQAGDYAAMAAALAGVSIPNFVLGPALVLTLSLSLFLLPPALWQGASSRILPVMTLSTAYVAYIARLTRGGMLEVLRQDYVRTARAKGLPEKDVVYKHALKLGILPVVSYLGPAAARIITGSIVVESIFAVPGLGRHLVNAAFNRDYTLVLGVVLFYAFFLMVLNLFVDVAYTRLDPRVELA; via the coding sequence GTGGGGACCTTCGTCGTCCGGCGTCTGCTGTTGATGATCCCGACGCTGTGGGTGATCGCCACCCTCACGTTCTTCATGATGAGGCTCGCGCCCGGCGGTCCTTTCCTCTCGGAGCGCGAGATCCCGCCCGCGGCGCTGGAGCAGCTCAAGAAGTCATACGGTCTCGACCGTCCCCTCCACGAGCAGTACTTCACCTTTCTCGGCAATGCGGTCCGATTCGACTTCGGTCCCTCGTACAAGTTCCCGGCGCGACAGGTGCGGGAGATCATCCTCGAGGCCTTTCCGGTGTCGCTCGAGCTGGGACTGTGGGCGTTGCTGCTCGCCGTCATGATCGGGGTGCCGATCGGCGTGTTCGCCGCGCTCAGGCAGAACCAGGCCGGCGACTACGCGGCGATGGCGGCGGCGCTGGCCGGCGTGTCGATCCCCAACTTCGTGCTCGGCCCGGCGCTGGTGCTCACGCTGTCTCTCTCGCTCTTTCTGCTGCCGCCCGCGCTGTGGCAGGGCGCCTCGAGCCGCATCCTGCCGGTGATGACGCTGTCCACCGCTTATGTCGCCTACATCGCGCGGCTGACGCGCGGCGGCATGCTCGAAGTGCTGCGCCAGGACTACGTCCGCACCGCGCGCGCCAAGGGCTTGCCCGAGAAGGATGTGGTCTACAAGCACGCGCTCAAGCTCGGCATCCTGCCGGTCGTGAGCTACCTGGGCCCGGCGGCGGCTCGCATCATCACCGGCTCGATCGTGGTCGAGAGCATCTTCGCGGTGCCCGGGCTGGGAAGGCATCTGGTCAACGCGGCGTTCAACCGCGACTACACGCTGGTGCTCGGCGTGGTGCTCTTCTATGCCTTCTTCCTCATGGTGCTGAACCTGTTCGTGGATGTCGCCTATACCCGGCTCGATCCACGCGTGGAGTTGGCGTGA
- a CDS encoding ABC transporter permease, with protein sequence MSTGAAVIRDQPQGPAVGVETHSTRPESLWADAWKRMRRNRLAVASGIFLVAVGLIAFSAPWIPGLSDPTAQNLALGASPPSGTHWFGTDELGRDTFARVIYGGRISLLVGFIGTLVSLVIGVGYGAIAGYRGGRADEIMMRVVDVLYSLPYIFLVILLLVFFSRSILMLFVALGLVQWLTMARIVRGQVLSLKNQNFVEAARALGAGDGQIIFRHIVPNTLGPVIVYTTLTVPAIILQEAFLSFLGLGVQPPDASWGTLVSEGARLIALFPWLVTFPGIALSLTLFCFNFLGDGLRDALDPQDRRDVT encoded by the coding sequence GTGAGCACGGGCGCTGCGGTGATTCGCGACCAACCCCAGGGTCCCGCGGTCGGCGTCGAGACTCATTCCACGCGTCCCGAGAGCCTGTGGGCCGACGCGTGGAAGCGGATGCGGCGAAACCGCCTCGCCGTCGCCTCGGGGATCTTCCTGGTCGCCGTCGGCCTGATCGCCTTCTCCGCACCTTGGATTCCGGGGCTCAGCGACCCCACCGCTCAGAACTTGGCACTCGGCGCCTCGCCGCCTTCAGGCACCCACTGGTTCGGAACCGACGAGCTCGGCCGCGACACCTTCGCGCGCGTGATCTACGGCGGCCGCATCTCGCTGCTCGTCGGCTTCATCGGCACGCTGGTGAGCCTCGTGATCGGCGTGGGCTACGGGGCGATCGCGGGCTACCGCGGCGGACGGGCCGACGAGATCATGATGCGGGTGGTCGACGTGCTCTATTCGCTCCCCTACATCTTCCTCGTCATCCTGCTGCTGGTGTTCTTCAGCCGCAGCATCCTGATGCTGTTCGTGGCGCTCGGGCTCGTGCAGTGGCTGACGATGGCGCGCATCGTCCGCGGTCAGGTCCTCTCGCTCAAGAACCAGAACTTCGTGGAGGCGGCCCGCGCGCTCGGCGCCGGCGACGGGCAGATCATCTTCCGCCACATCGTGCCGAACACGCTCGGCCCGGTGATCGTCTACACCACGCTCACCGTGCCGGCGATCATCCTGCAGGAGGCCTTTCTCAGCTTCCTCGGACTCGGCGTGCAGCCGCCCGACGCTTCGTGGGGGACGCTGGTGTCCGAGGGGGCGCGGCTGATCGCCTTGTTCCCGTGGCTCGTGACCTTTCCCGGGATCGCGCTCTCGCTCACGCTCTTCTGCTTCAATTTCCTCGGCGACGGGCTGCGGGACGCGCTCGACCCCCAGGACCGCCGCGACGTGACGTAG
- a CDS encoding site-2 protease family protein: MRWSFRIGTIAGIRVELHVTFLLFVLWAGLSQGLLTGDVLGAVSGVTLLLSVFGCVLLHELGHAMAARRYGIRTRDIVLLPIGGVARLERMPSRPSQEVVVALAGPAVNLVIAAGLFGFLTQVPIGSAAVAEVLQSLLQVNVLMLGFNLIPAFPMDGGRVLRALLAMKMPHVRATRFAAGVGQAIALVFAVVGFGVFHNPMLIFIGLFVFLMAGEEQALASARATMTGFPVRSAMITEFETLDASDPLQRAVDLLMSGSQQDFPVLENGAPIGILSRADLIAALKTIGVHGRVSEAIQRESQMADPGEPLEDVFQRMRERRRSALPVVSAGHLVGMVTTENVGELLLVQDALRRHSGR, encoded by the coding sequence GTGCGCTGGTCATTCCGTATCGGCACCATCGCGGGCATCCGCGTCGAGCTGCACGTCACCTTCCTGCTCTTCGTCCTCTGGGCCGGACTCTCGCAGGGATTGCTGACGGGTGACGTGCTCGGCGCCGTGAGCGGCGTCACTCTCCTGCTTTCGGTGTTCGGCTGCGTGCTTCTCCACGAGCTCGGCCACGCCATGGCTGCCCGCCGGTACGGCATCCGCACCCGCGACATCGTGCTCCTGCCGATTGGTGGCGTCGCACGACTCGAGCGCATGCCGAGCCGCCCATCCCAGGAAGTGGTCGTGGCCCTGGCGGGCCCTGCGGTGAACCTGGTGATCGCGGCCGGGCTCTTTGGGTTCCTGACCCAGGTTCCGATCGGAAGCGCGGCCGTCGCCGAGGTCCTGCAGTCGCTGCTCCAGGTCAATGTGCTGATGCTGGGTTTCAACCTGATCCCGGCTTTTCCGATGGATGGCGGCCGCGTGCTGCGCGCCCTGCTCGCCATGAAGATGCCCCACGTGCGCGCCACGCGCTTCGCCGCGGGTGTGGGGCAGGCCATTGCGCTCGTATTCGCCGTCGTGGGCTTCGGCGTCTTCCACAACCCGATGCTGATCTTCATTGGCCTGTTCGTCTTCCTCATGGCCGGCGAGGAACAGGCCCTGGCGAGTGCCCGAGCGACGATGACCGGGTTCCCGGTCCGGTCCGCGATGATCACCGAGTTCGAGACGCTCGACGCCTCGGACCCTTTGCAGCGGGCGGTGGATCTGCTGATGAGCGGAAGCCAGCAGGACTTTCCGGTGCTGGAGAACGGCGCGCCGATCGGTATCCTGTCGCGGGCCGATCTGATTGCCGCGCTCAAGACGATCGGCGTCCACGGGCGGGTCTCCGAGGCCATCCAGCGCGAGTCCCAGATGGCCGATCCAGGTGAGCCGCTGGAGGATGTGTTCCAGCGCATGCGGGAGCGTCGCCGCTCGGCGCTTCCGGTGGTGAGCGCCGGCCATCTTGTGGGCATGGTGACCACCGAAAACGTCGGGGAGCTCTTGCTGGTCCAGGACGCGCTACGTCGTCATTCCGGCCGGTGA
- a CDS encoding peptide ABC transporter substrate-binding protein, translating into MRRLLGVLVLVAGCSGSDRAALQTSTSGPRYFGSVKPPAEEVFTYNNGAEPERIDPGVISGQPDGRVVRAIFEGLTLPNPKTLEPEPGQAYRWEVSPDGRTYTFHLRPGLIWSDGSKLTAEDFRWSWVRVLRPETASRYASFLFPVENGEAFNKGEIKDETRLGLSARDDSTFVVRLAQPTPYFLFMTQYYTLMPVPRPLIEKYGQRWTNPKHIVSNGPFLLERWRQGDRFVFVKNPRYWDARSVRLDKVVALSVDDLNTCANLYKAGVVDWNPSGYVPAQYIPYLREFKDFRTGLYQGIYFYSFNVTRKPYDNVWVRRALAFAVDREAIARDLLRKSKEPWGNFAPSGYPGYRHPAGQKHDPEKARECLARAGYPGGKGFPKVSILFNNGEDHRRIAEAVQSMWKRTLGIDVELSNQEWGSYLQATVSLQYDVARRSWIGDYLDPHTFLGMMQGNDGNNRTGWKSPAYDALMAEAARELDPLKRLEIMGRAEAMVLDQAPVIPIYQYSTSELVKPYVRGLYSTALDTHPLKYVWIDRGWDRPHQGPVAGVR; encoded by the coding sequence ATGAGACGACTGCTCGGCGTACTGGTGCTGGTCGCCGGCTGCTCCGGATCGGATCGCGCAGCCCTCCAGACCTCCACCTCGGGGCCGCGATACTTCGGGAGCGTGAAGCCCCCGGCCGAGGAGGTGTTCACCTACAACAACGGCGCCGAGCCCGAGCGCATCGATCCAGGGGTGATCTCCGGGCAGCCGGACGGACGGGTGGTCCGGGCCATCTTCGAAGGCCTCACGCTACCCAACCCCAAGACCCTCGAGCCCGAGCCCGGCCAGGCCTACCGCTGGGAGGTCAGTCCGGACGGCCGGACCTATACCTTCCACCTGAGGCCCGGGCTCATCTGGAGCGATGGGTCCAAGCTGACCGCCGAGGACTTCCGCTGGTCCTGGGTCCGCGTCCTGCGCCCCGAAACCGCTTCGCGGTACGCGTCGTTCCTCTTCCCGGTCGAGAACGGGGAAGCCTTCAACAAGGGCGAGATCAAGGACGAGACCCGCCTCGGGCTCTCGGCCAGAGACGACAGCACCTTCGTCGTCCGCCTCGCCCAGCCGACCCCCTACTTTCTCTTCATGACGCAGTACTACACGCTGATGCCGGTCCCGCGGCCCTTGATCGAGAAGTACGGCCAGCGCTGGACGAACCCGAAGCACATCGTGAGCAACGGACCGTTCCTGCTCGAGCGCTGGCGGCAAGGCGATCGCTTCGTCTTCGTGAAGAACCCACGCTACTGGGACGCGCGCAGCGTGCGCCTCGACAAGGTCGTCGCGCTCTCGGTCGACGACCTCAACACCTGCGCCAACCTCTACAAGGCCGGGGTCGTCGACTGGAACCCGAGCGGCTACGTTCCCGCGCAGTACATCCCCTACCTCCGGGAGTTCAAGGACTTCCGCACCGGCCTCTACCAGGGGATCTACTTCTACTCGTTCAACGTCACCCGCAAGCCGTACGACAACGTGTGGGTGCGCCGCGCGCTCGCATTCGCGGTAGATCGTGAAGCGATCGCCCGCGATCTGCTGCGGAAGAGCAAGGAGCCGTGGGGGAATTTCGCGCCCTCCGGCTATCCCGGCTACCGGCATCCGGCCGGGCAGAAGCACGACCCCGAGAAGGCGCGCGAATGCCTGGCGCGCGCGGGCTATCCCGGCGGCAAGGGATTTCCGAAGGTCTCCATCCTATTCAACAACGGCGAGGACCACCGGCGGATCGCCGAGGCCGTCCAGTCGATGTGGAAGCGAACGCTCGGCATCGACGTGGAACTGTCCAACCAGGAGTGGGGCTCTTATCTGCAGGCCACGGTGTCGCTCCAGTACGACGTCGCGCGCCGCTCGTGGATCGGCGACTACCTCGACCCTCACACCTTCCTCGGCATGATGCAGGGCAACGACGGCAACAACCGCACCGGCTGGAAGAGCCCGGCCTATGACGCGCTGATGGCGGAAGCGGCGCGCGAGCTCGACCCGTTGAAGCGCCTCGAGATCATGGGCAGGGCCGAGGCCATGGTGCTCGACCAGGCGCCGGTGATCCCGATCTATCAGTACTCCACCTCGGAGCTGGTGAAGCCCTACGTGAGAGGGCTCTACTCGACCGCGCTCGATACGCACCCACTCAAGTACGTGTGGATCGATCGCGGCTGGGACCGCCCCCACCAGGGCCCCGTGGCCGGCGTTCGCTGA